A window of Kribbella sp. NBC_00382 genomic DNA:
GAGGACGTTGATCGGGAGGTCCGTCGATACGTTGAGGCTGGTCGCGCCGAGCCGTTCGTAGAGCGCAGCGGTCGATGCGTTAGGCAACGGCATCAGTACGGACGTCTTCAGTACGAGGTCGGCCGGCAGCTCGCCCTCCTTCTTCAACAGTCCAAGGAGTTCCAGTACGCCGAGGTCGCCGACCAGCAAGCTGCGTACACCCAGCTCGACCGCCCGATATGCGTCACACAGCGATGCGGCGACCATCTCATTGCCGCGGGCAACTCCGCCGACGGCGGCTGAGACCTTTGCCTGGCCGCCGATGTCCCAAGCGCCACGCGGGCCGAGGAAGAGGCAGACCTCGACATCGTGATCGGCGCCGAGGGCAAGCATCTCGTCGATCTCGCCATCGGTCAGCATCATCACGCCACTGCCCTGCGAGACGCGATGCACCGTGACACCGCGCGCCGCCGCCTCGTCGAGCACGGTTCGCATCACCGCGGGTCCTTCGCAGCTCGGGATCTCCACCCGGTACTGCGCTCCGTCGCCGAACCGCCCGGTGGAGGTGAAGTCCTGGGCCGGCGTGATCAACCCACGCTCGGCGAGCAACACCCGAGCCTCTCGCAGATTCATGCCTCTCCCCAGCTCATGTCTCTCTCCCGGTTCCCGTCTCTCCGCCGGTTCACGTCTCTCCGCTGGTTCATGTTTCTCCCCAGCCGGTCAGCGACCCCGTCGCGTCGGTCAGGTCTCGCGCTGTGCCGGTGATCTCCAGATCAAACCGCTCCCCCACCTCAGCCAGCAATGCCGGCGTCACCATCAATTCGTTCGGTGACAATGTGTCCGCGATCCTCGCCAGCCGTAGCTCGGACCAGTCGCGCCGGCCGCTCATCGTCACCGCGCCTAGTACTGCGGCCGCATCGTCCTCCAGCACCATCGGCAACCTCGATCGACGTGCTCCGCCTGCGCCGGAGGTCAACGCGTTGACGTAGCTGGCTCGTAGGTCGATCTG
This region includes:
- a CDS encoding U32 family peptidase; protein product: MNLREARVLLAERGLITPAQDFTSTGRFGDGAQYRVEIPSCEGPAVMRTVLDEAAARGVTVHRVSQGSGVMMLTDGEIDEMLALGADHDVEVCLFLGPRGAWDIGGQAKVSAAVGGVARGNEMVAASLCDAYRAVELGVRSLLVGDLGVLELLGLLKKEGELPADLVLKTSVLMPLPNASTAALYERLGATSLNVSTDLPINVLAEIRAVTTVPIDMYIEVPDDQGGHVRFYDVPDVVRVAAPVYLKMGLRNAPNIYPVGAHLAATAEALGRERVRRAELILRLLAEQDEE